In Oxalobacteraceae bacterium OTU3CINTB1, the sequence CCGGGGAATCAGGCAGCCGACAGGAGGGCAATATCAACGGTGCGCATGAAGTTTCTCCTGTGGCTTGATAGCGGGACTTGATTTTCTCATAACTCCGGGGTCAGGTCCACCATTGCTACACGAGCTCTTGTGTCGTGGGCGTCGCCACGTGGTTTAGAGCATTTTTGCGGTCTCAGGCCGTTGGTGCCTTGCAACTACGGCGGTAGTCGGCTGGCGGTTTGCCGACCAGCTTTTCAAAGTCCGTCGTGAAGTGCGCCTGGTCATAGTAGCCCAGCGACTGCGCCAAGGTGGCGAGGTCGACGTCGGTGCCGTTGGCCAACTGGTCGGCCGCGTCGAGCAGGCGGTTGCGGCGGATGACCCACTTCGGACTGGCCCCGACATATTCCTTGAACAGCAGTTGCAGCCGGCGCACACTGATTCCCAGCTGATCGGCAAGTTGCTGTACCTGCGTGATGTCGGGATGATCTTTGATCGTCTGCAATATCGCGCCGATGCGGTCGATTTGCGGATCGTGAGGCGGCAGGGCGCCGCGCAGGATGGCGCTGGCGGCGGCCACCATGCCCGCATCGTCGGGCGCGTCGAGCACTTTGCGTTCTGCCTCGGCGTCATCGCAGCGGAACACCGACGACAGCGGCAGTTCCTGGTCGGTGATGGATTGCACCGGCCGCCCAAGAAAACCGCGAAACGCCCCCGGCCGGAACCGTGTGCCCAGCACGCGGCCGCTATCGCGCAGCGTGTATTCGAACGCGCCCGTCATCACGCCGAACACGCCGCTCCGGCCCCTGTCAAACACCACATGGATGCACGGCGAGGGCAGGGTGCGCTGTACGTGGACCACGCCTAGCGGCAACTGCCAGGCGACCAGCCAAAAGTACTCGACAAACGGCGCCAGGTCCGGCTCGGGCAGGTAGCGCTCAAGCCGAAAGACCTTGCCCACCGCCGCCGGATGCACCACACCTTTGTAGTGACCATCGGCCATCAGCTTATTGGTCATGATCGGGTTCGCGTTTTTACAAGACCGCCATGATAGCAGCGGCTATCGTGGCATTTTCCTCACCACCGACAGGAGACGTCCATGGCATCGCAAATCACTTTATATCACTGCCCGCATTCCCGCTCCACCGGCGTCATCACATTGCTGGAGGAACTCAAGGCGCCATACCAATTACATGTCATGAACATGAAGAAGGGCGAGAACCGCGAGGCCGCCTATCTTTCGATCAATCCGATGGGCAAGGTGCCGGCCATCCGCCACGGCGACGCCATCGTCACTGAACAGGTGGCGATCTACCCGTATCTGGCGGACCTGTTCCCCGAGGCGAAGCTGGCGCCGCCGATCGGCGATCCACAGCGCGGCCCGTATCTGCGCTGGATGGCGTTCTACGGCAGCTGCTTCGAGCCGGCGCTGGTCGACCGCTGGCTCAAGCGCGAAGTCGAGGACAAGGCGACCACCGGTTACGGCAATTTCGACGACGTCTTCACCACGCTGGTCGGCCAGTTGTCCAAGGGGCCTTATATGCTGGGCGAGCAGTTCACCGCGCTCGATGTGCTGTGGGGCGGGGCGCTGGGATGGATGACCGCCTTCGACCTGCTGCCCACGCGTCAGGAAATCACCGACTACGTCGCCCGCGTGCAGGGCCGGCCTGCCGCCGTCGAGGTGCAGCGCCGGGATGACGAAATGGCCGCCGCGCAAGCAGCCTGACGAAGACCTGCCACCCCGGAATTGGCATTGGTACAACACCGTTGCTAATTTCCAATTTATTTTTCATTTTGAACCGTTTACCAGTGGTTCCCGTCGCGCTTTGAGGTATTGTTACTTCAGTTATGCGAGTAGGCAAAATAGCAAAACGGGGACAAATATGAAAAAGGCATTCTTTTTGGTTGGGGTGGTGGCGCTGGCTGGCTGCGCGTCGAATGTTCGGCATCAATCGCTGACGGCGGAGTCGGTCGCGGGTAACAGGACAGCCGCTGTCACGCCCAAAGACACTATCTTTCGCGACGTTCCGCTCAAACCGATGACGGCCAGCCAAAGCGCGGCCAGGATGAACTGATCAGTCGAAGCCCGGCGGCGCTCGCCGAACTGTATTGATGTGGCTGGACGCAGGCGCCAAGGCCTGTTCGATGATAGTGAGCGCCAACTCAGGCTGCGCGCTGCCGCACATAAAGATGTCGGCGGCCGCAAAACCACACTCCGGCCACGTATGGATCGAGATATGCGACTCGGCCAGCAACACCACCCCGGTCACACCCTGGCCTTCGCCAAATCCGTGAAAATGGCTATGCAGGACATGCGCGTGCGCCGCCTCGGCCGCCGCCCGCAGTAACTTTTCCAGCGCCTCGCAGCTGCTTAATTTTTCAGCATCGATTCCGTTCAGATCGGCCAGCACATGAATGCCGACCGGTTGGTGAACGGCCGGCAAAGCCACGCCGGCCTCCTGTAGCGTTTCGCGTTTCACTTGTGGCCTCCGCCGCCGGAGCCGCCGCCAAAACTGCCGCCGCCGCCGCCCGTGTGCGAACTCCAGGTGCTGCCACGAGAGGCCGCACCGCCACCGCCGACGAGCCGCCCCCAGCTGTTGCAGGAGGTCAGGACGGTAACAACGACCGCATAAATGAAAAATTTCGTCATGATTTGTCGTTGCTATCTAAAAATGTCGCCGGCAGGTAGATCGCCAGGGCGCCGATCGCGCTCATGAACCAGGTGCCGGAAAAATTCGTCAGCAGCGGTATCGCATTGATTACCAGCATGAATCCGATGATGTATTTGGCGGCGTTGCGGTAGCGGTTTTTGACCGTCAGCGTGCCGCCGGCTGCTTTCGCGGGCATCGCGCTGCCATGGAATTGGGCGCCGAACCAGGCCTTCAGCTGGTCGACCGCGACCGGCGCGGAGCGCGACCACGTCATTTCCTGTTCGCTGGTCTCGCATGCCAGCCGGATCTGGCCGGCCTGGAATTCCTCGACCTGCGTATGGTCGCCAACGGCCACGCGCCAGTTGAAGGCGCCGGCGGCGAAGGTGACTTCCGAACCGTAGGCGTACAGCAGCTGGTACTGCGCTTTTTCCACCACCACGTTTTGCTGTCCCGGCGTGTAGACGACCGGCCACTCCGACATCACCGTGGCGCCGGACCAGCCCTCGTCCGTCTCCACCAGCCATGAGAAGCCGGCGCGCGCGCCGTACATCAGGTACTCGGTCCACTCGGTGCCCTCGTCGTCCATGCGCCGCATCATGCCGATGATGGTGAAATCCTGTTTGTTGATGTTGGCCGTGGCGCCCAGATCGAGCGTCGGCCGCGCCGCGGTCACGCGTTCGCCGGCCGCCAGCACCGTCGCCTCGGTGCCCGCCGCGTCGATTTGCGTCTGGCACGCCGGGCACACCAGCGTCGTCGTCACACCAGGCAGATATTTGATGCCGCTGCCGCAGGACGGGCAATCGAGCGCATCGAGCTTGCCGCGATAACGCCCAGCGGAGCGATGGATGGTCTCGTCGTCGCGCAATAGCTGCATGCGCAGGCTGTCGAGCGTGACCGCCATGCCGGTGTAGATGATCGGGCGTGGCGAATCCGAGCAATCGAGGGTGATGAACTCCGTGCCGCGCCGGAAGTCGGCGACCTTGCTCTGATAGCCTTCGCCCACCTTGAACGGCAACTCGCCCTGGCCGCCAATGCAATCGGCCAAGCGGATCTCGGCGGCGATATACGGCGCGCCGTTGATGCCATAGCTGGCGCCGGGGCGCAGCTGTTCGAACGCCGGCACGTTGATCTCGTGCGGCGTGATGCCGTTGCCCTTGTATTCTGCGGTGACGGTGTACATGCCGGACGAATCGCCCAGCCACGAGGTGGCGCCGTCGTCGAACAGCAGATACCACTCGTTCCACATGCCGGCCGAATAGCGCAACTGGATGCGGCCGACGACCGTGAATTGCCGCTTACCGAGCACGCCGGAGGCGCCGATCTGGATCGGCGAATAGTCCTCCAGCACGGAGGACATCTTGCCCAGGTCTTTGACCGAGTCGGCGTCTTTGAGCACGCTGGTGCCGCAATATTCGCAGACGGCCATGACCGAGGCGTGCGAGCGGAATTTGACTTCCGCGCCGCAGCTGGGACAGGAAACGATTTGCATGTGTCCTTATCAGCCGATCAGTTTTTTGAGCAGTTCGGCCTTGGTGCTGTCGTAGTCGGCGGCCGAGATCAGGCCTTTGTCGAGCAGTCCCTTGAGCTTTTCCAGGCGGTTTTCGATCGAGTCCTCGGCCGGCGCGGCCGGTGCGACAGGCGCCGCGGCCGCAGGCGCCGCCGCGCCGGCCATGGCCTGCCCCATCATCTGGCCGACCGTCATGCCGGCGCCTAGGCCGGCGCCGATGCCCGCCAGGCCGCCTTCGTTCGACGCGGCCATCGGGATCGCGCTGGCCACCTGGTAGCGGGTGAAGCCGGCCATTTTGTCGGCGCTCATGCCGCCCTTCATGCCGGCGGAGATGCGCTCGTCCAGCGCGGCCTGCAGTTCCTCCGGCAGGCTGACGCTGGCGACGTTGAATTCATCGAGTCCGATGCCATAGCGGCCGAACGCGGTGGACAGGTCGCCCTTGACCTGCTGCGCCATCAGCGCCTGGTTGGCCGCCATATCGAGGAACGGCACCTGCGCGCTACCCAGGGAGCTGGCCATGGTCGCCATCAGGATGCCGCGCAGCTGCTCCTCCACCTCGTCGCGGGTGTAGACCTCGCGCGTGCCGCTGATCTCCTTGAAGAACAGGCGCGGATCGGCCACACGGTACGAATACATGCCGAAGGCGCGCACGCGCACCATGTCGAAGTCCTTGTCGCGGATCGTGATCGGCTGCGGCGTGCCCCATTTACGGCCGGTCTGCACGCGGGTGCTGAAAAAATAGACATCCGACTTGAACGGCGAGTCGAACAGCTTGTCCCAGTTTTTCAGGTTGGTCAGGATCGGCAGGGTTTGCGTGGTCAGCTTGTGGGTGCCGGGGCCGAAGACGTCGGCGACCTGGCCCTCGTTGACGAACACCGCCATCTGCGACTCGCGCACCACCAGCACGCCGCCGTTCTGGATCTCGAAATCCTGCATCGGATAGCGCCAGGCCAGTACGCCGTCGACTTCCTCGTTCCACTGCAGTACGTCGATAAACTGCTTCTTGATAAAGCTGCCGATGCCCATGATGGTCCTCGCTTTGGTTTGGCTAAATTAGGAAATGCAGGCGCCGTTGATGACGCCGATGGAAATGGAGATCGCGCCCAGCAGGCCGCCGAATGCGGTGTTGTTCGCCTCGATCTGGTCCTTCGAC encodes:
- a CDS encoding glutathione S-transferase family protein, which translates into the protein MASQITLYHCPHSRSTGVITLLEELKAPYQLHVMNMKKGENREAAYLSINPMGKVPAIRHGDAIVTEQVAIYPYLADLFPEAKLAPPIGDPQRGPYLRWMAFYGSCFEPALVDRWLKREVEDKATTGYGNFDDVFTTLVGQLSKGPYMLGEQFTALDVLWGGALGWMTAFDLLPTRQEITDYVARVQGRPAAVEVQRRDDEMAAAQAA
- the speD gene encoding adenosylmethionine decarboxylase → MKRETLQEAGVALPAVHQPVGIHVLADLNGIDAEKLSSCEALEKLLRAAAEAAHAHVLHSHFHGFGEGQGVTGVVLLAESHISIHTWPECGFAAADIFMCGSAQPELALTIIEQALAPASSHINTVRRAPPGFD
- a CDS encoding helix-turn-helix domain-containing protein → MTNKLMADGHYKGVVHPAAVGKVFRLERYLPEPDLAPFVEYFWLVAWQLPLGVVHVQRTLPSPCIHVVFDRGRSGVFGVMTGAFEYTLRDSGRVLGTRFRPGAFRGFLGRPVQSITDQELPLSSVFRCDDAEAERKVLDAPDDAGMVAAASAILRGALPPHDPQIDRIGAILQTIKDHPDITQVQQLADQLGISVRRLQLLFKEYVGASPKWVIRRNRLLDAADQLANGTDVDLATLAQSLGYYDQAHFTTDFEKLVGKPPADYRRSCKAPTA
- a CDS encoding SPFH domain-containing protein, translated to MGIGSFIKKQFIDVLQWNEEVDGVLAWRYPMQDFEIQNGGVLVVRESQMAVFVNEGQVADVFGPGTHKLTTQTLPILTNLKNWDKLFDSPFKSDVYFFSTRVQTGRKWGTPQPITIRDKDFDMVRVRAFGMYSYRVADPRLFFKEISGTREVYTRDEVEEQLRGILMATMASSLGSAQVPFLDMAANQALMAQQVKGDLSTAFGRYGIGLDEFNVASVSLPEELQAALDERISAGMKGGMSADKMAGFTRYQVASAIPMAASNEGGLAGIGAGLGAGMTVGQMMGQAMAGAAAPAAAAPVAPAAPAEDSIENRLEKLKGLLDKGLISAADYDSTKAELLKKLIG
- a CDS encoding DUF4178 domain-containing protein, encoding MQIVSCPSCGAEVKFRSHASVMAVCEYCGTSVLKDADSVKDLGKMSSVLEDYSPIQIGASGVLGKRQFTVVGRIQLRYSAGMWNEWYLLFDDGATSWLGDSSGMYTVTAEYKGNGITPHEINVPAFEQLRPGASYGINGAPYIAAEIRLADCIGGQGELPFKVGEGYQSKVADFRRGTEFITLDCSDSPRPIIYTGMAVTLDSLRMQLLRDDETIHRSAGRYRGKLDALDCPSCGSGIKYLPGVTTTLVCPACQTQIDAAGTEATVLAAGERVTAARPTLDLGATANINKQDFTIIGMMRRMDDEGTEWTEYLMYGARAGFSWLVETDEGWSGATVMSEWPVVYTPGQQNVVVEKAQYQLLYAYGSEVTFAAGAFNWRVAVGDHTQVEEFQAGQIRLACETSEQEMTWSRSAPVAVDQLKAWFGAQFHGSAMPAKAAGGTLTVKNRYRNAAKYIIGFMLVINAIPLLTNFSGTWFMSAIGALAIYLPATFLDSNDKS